CGGTCACCATTTTCGGGCGTCAGACCCCGGTGGAGCTCAACTTCCTTCAGGTGGAGAAGATTTAAGGAGTTCCCATGGCCAAAAAAGCGGTTGGTTTCATCAAACTGCAGATACCCGCCGGTCAGGCCACTCCGGCCCCTCCCGTGGGCCCGGCACTCGGCCAGCACGGCGTCAACATCATGGATTTCTGCAAGAACTTCAATGCGAAGACTCAGAAGGAGTCGGGACTGATCATCCCGGTGGTCATCACGGTTTACAGTGACAAGTCCTACTCCTTCATCACCACGACGCCGCCGGCGGCGGTGCTCTTGAAGCAGATGGCGAAAATCGCCAAGGGTTCCCCCGAGCCCAACAAAAACAAGGTGGCCAAGCTGTCCATGGCTCAGGTCAAGGATATTGCCAAGACGAAGCTGCCCGACCTGAACTGCTACGACGTGGACGCCGCGGTGAAAATCATCATGGGCACCGCGCGGAGCATGGGCATCGAAATTAGTGAATAGAGGTGGATTCCGATGGCCAAACGCGGAAAGAAATACAACAACGCCTCCCAACTCGTGGACCTGCGGGAATATGAACTAGACGAGGCTGTTGCCCTGATCAAGAAGATCGCCTTTGCCAAATTCGACGAGACACTCGAAGTCTCCATGCGGCTGGGCGTCAATCCCAAGTACGCCGACCAGATGGTCCGCGGCACGGTGGTGCTG
This sequence is a window from Acidobacteriota bacterium. Protein-coding genes within it:
- the rplK gene encoding 50S ribosomal protein L11 — encoded protein: MAKKAVGFIKLQIPAGQATPAPPVGPALGQHGVNIMDFCKNFNAKTQKESGLIIPVVITVYSDKSYSFITTTPPAAVLLKQMAKIAKGSPEPNKNKVAKLSMAQVKDIAKTKLPDLNCYDVDAAVKIIMGTARSMGIEISE